In a genomic window of Kosmotoga arenicorallina S304:
- a CDS encoding RelA/SpoT family protein gives MSEKILDGSEGMDLVKEIEKILGFRIRRRERDKIIEAYEYAYTHHRSQFRDSGEPFIMHPVEVSKILAELRADLNTIIAGLLHDIVEDCDVSVDEVNEKFGHEVANIVNGVTKISNLNLTQKLDKKEAKFKMKVETVRKMLFAMSDDPRVIIVKLADRLHNMRTIQHLKDENKRKEKANETLKIYAPIAHRIGIHKIKWELEDISFKTLYPEQYRELKLKLNRKLQERQSIMDEYKRIVTAELRKYRINFRIEGRIKHLYSIWNKMTNKNKAFDEIYDLIALRIITESDVDCYKILGIVHSLWKPVPGRIKDYIATPKSNGYRSLHTTLVTHKGEPLEIQIRSESMHREAEYGGAAHWLYKEGISSMKRSPWFEKLRKDEALISSFEDLSALSKMLSGGDEIYVFTPKGDFIHLPKGATSIDFAYAIHTEIGHHFAGAKVNDRIVPIDYELKAGDRVEIIVNKASEGPSLDWLKYAKSSSTRAKIRRFFKNKTSTEFMERGREICKKLCKRLGKSIDEVLESDKMERVLKKFNINNERDFFFKLGEGSITTSELLKAIEPTEETEELPEISKIKIKPGKGKEVLIGGQTGIDVYFAKCCNPVPGDDIVGIISKRGISIHNTRCRNVRDVPLEKQLNAEWSLNLNDMYIGCLENQ, from the coding sequence TTGAGCGAAAAAATTTTGGATGGCTCGGAAGGCATGGATCTTGTCAAGGAAATTGAGAAGATCCTTGGATTCAGAATAAGGAGGCGCGAAAGGGACAAAATAATCGAGGCATATGAATATGCCTATACCCATCATCGCTCGCAATTCAGAGATTCTGGAGAGCCATTTATAATGCACCCGGTAGAAGTTTCGAAGATATTAGCCGAACTCAGGGCAGACCTTAATACCATTATTGCGGGATTGCTTCATGATATCGTTGAAGATTGTGATGTTTCTGTTGACGAAGTCAATGAGAAATTTGGGCATGAAGTAGCAAACATCGTGAACGGTGTTACCAAGATCAGCAACCTCAATCTGACACAGAAACTGGACAAAAAAGAAGCTAAATTCAAAATGAAGGTAGAAACCGTTAGAAAGATGCTTTTTGCAATGTCTGATGACCCGAGGGTTATCATTGTGAAACTCGCTGATAGGCTTCACAACATGCGTACCATCCAGCACTTAAAAGATGAGAACAAGCGCAAAGAAAAGGCCAATGAGACGTTGAAAATTTATGCCCCTATAGCTCACAGAATTGGCATTCACAAGATAAAATGGGAACTTGAGGATATCTCCTTCAAAACTCTATATCCAGAGCAATATAGAGAGCTTAAATTAAAACTAAACCGCAAGCTTCAGGAAAGACAATCTATAATGGACGAATACAAAAGAATTGTAACTGCAGAATTGCGAAAATATCGCATAAACTTCCGGATAGAAGGCAGAATAAAGCATCTTTACAGCATCTGGAATAAAATGACCAATAAAAACAAGGCTTTCGACGAGATATACGATCTTATAGCGCTAAGGATAATTACTGAAAGCGATGTTGATTGCTATAAAATCCTTGGGATTGTGCACTCGTTATGGAAACCGGTTCCTGGAAGGATCAAGGATTATATCGCCACACCAAAATCCAATGGATATAGATCTTTACACACAACACTGGTTACTCATAAAGGTGAGCCCCTTGAGATACAGATAAGATCTGAAAGCATGCACAGGGAGGCAGAATACGGGGGCGCAGCTCATTGGTTATACAAAGAGGGCATCAGTTCCATGAAAAGAAGCCCCTGGTTTGAAAAGCTCAGAAAAGACGAAGCGCTTATCAGCAGTTTTGAAGATTTAAGTGCCCTTTCCAAAATGCTGAGCGGCGGTGATGAGATTTATGTATTCACGCCAAAAGGGGATTTCATACATTTACCCAAGGGCGCAACATCGATCGACTTTGCATATGCTATTCATACTGAAATAGGGCATCATTTTGCCGGTGCGAAGGTAAATGACAGAATTGTTCCGATTGATTATGAACTCAAAGCGGGTGATAGAGTCGAAATTATAGTAAACAAGGCGAGCGAGGGACCGAGCCTTGATTGGTTAAAATACGCAAAATCAAGCAGCACCCGCGCCAAAATAAGAAGGTTCTTCAAGAACAAAACCAGCACAGAGTTCATGGAACGCGGTCGCGAAATATGTAAGAAACTATGTAAGAGATTGGGTAAAAGCATAGACGAGGTTCTGGAAAGTGACAAAATGGAACGGGTGCTGAAAAAGTTCAATATAAACAACGAAAGGGATTTCTTTTTCAAGTTAGGCGAAGGAAGCATTACTACATCAGAACTCTTGAAGGCAATCGAGCCTACAGAGGAAACAGAAGAGCTCCCGGAGATATCAAAGATCAAAATCAAGCCTGGCAAAGGGAAAGAAGTTTTGATTGGTGGTCAAACGGGTATAGATGTATATTTTGCGAAATGTTGCAATCCCGTTCCCGGAGATGATATTGTGGGAATTATCAGTAAAAGGGGTATTTCAATACATAACACCAGATGCAGAAATGTCAGAGACGTTCCTCTTGAAAAACAATTGAACGCTGAATGGAGCCTTAACCTTAATGATATGTACATAGGGTGTCTCGAAAATCAG